In Fusobacteria bacterium ZRK30, the DNA window TATTCCTATTGGAAGAGTTGCAATAGATTTTAATCCTACAGATATTCATAAACCGTTGGAGGAGAGTAAAAATTTTAATAAGTATGTTGGAGGATCACCTGCAAATATAGCAGTAGGTCTTTCAAGACTTGGCAAAAAAGTAGGATTTATCGGAAAAGTTTCAGATGATAGTTTTGGAAAGTTTGTTACCGATTATTTCGAAGAAAATAATATAGATACAACAGAGGTAGCAACTTGTAAAAATGGTGAATCTCTTGGACTTACATTTACTGAAATAAAAAGTCCAACTGAAAGTTCTATACTGATGTATAGAAACGGTATTGCGGATCTTATGCTGGAATCCAATGAAATTTCAGAAGAGTATATTAAAAATGCTAAAGCAATTGTTGTATCTGGAACAGCTTTGTCGGCCAGCCCGTCAAGAGAAGCCTGTTTTACAGCGGTAGAATACGCTAAAAAACATGGAACTATTGTGATATTTGATGTGGATTATAGGAGCTATACCTGGAAATCTAAGGAGGAAGTGGCAATCTATTATTCATTGATAGGAAGATTAAGCGACCTGATAATAGGTTCTAAGGAAGAATTTGAATTGATGGAAGGAATTGCTAACTTTGAAGATAAAAGTGATATAGCAATTGCCAATAGATGGTTAGCTTATGAAAATAAAATTGTTGTTATAAAACATGGAAAAGAAGGATCCGTTGCCTACACTGAAAATTTATCTTATAAGATTAAACCATTTCCAGTAAAACTGCTTAAATCCTTTGGCGGAGGAGATGCTTATGCATCTGCATTTATCTATGGGTTGATGGAGGGCTGGGATATTATCGATGCACTGGAATTTGGAAGTGCTTCGGCAGCTATGCTAGTAGCAAGTCACAGTTGTTCAGAAGATATGCCGACTGTAAATGAAATCC includes these proteins:
- the iolC gene encoding 5-dehydro-2-deoxygluconokinase, which codes for MLKFNQNRPMDIIPIGRVAIDFNPTDIHKPLEESKNFNKYVGGSPANIAVGLSRLGKKVGFIGKVSDDSFGKFVTDYFEENNIDTTEVATCKNGESLGLTFTEIKSPTESSILMYRNGIADLMLESNEISEEYIKNAKAIVVSGTALSASPSREACFTAVEYAKKHGTIVIFDVDYRSYTWKSKEEVAIYYSLIGRLSDLIIGSKEEFELMEGIANFEDKSDIAIANRWLAYENKIVVIKHGKEGSVAYTENLSYKIKPFPVKLLKSFGGGDAYASAFIYGLMEGWDIIDALEFGSASAAMLVASHSCSEDMPTVNEIQKFIALKKAEFGEMVARG